A single genomic interval of Labeo rohita strain BAU-BD-2019 chromosome 13, IGBB_LRoh.1.0, whole genome shotgun sequence harbors:
- the dna2 gene encoding LOW QUALITY PROTEIN: DNA replication ATP-dependent helicase/nuclease DNA2 (The sequence of the model RefSeq protein was modified relative to this genomic sequence to represent the inferred CDS: inserted 2 bases in 1 codon) has product MIKCKSSKSSMVNGVQSNISAFFVSKVSLKSPKKATAGITRVPVSLKTGFVEDKNVPCSPTPSAVPETPDSLRNENPSDTSYENRSPVSRGLHTKGVRGKPSLMARKLIQPQKTTSPEPKDTFELKNGHSGSVKRLLQSSENIQSAKRFRTMEVQKLPDCDASSPGANRNAFSKSPEKKIKAESVTFKSSRLAAGPCVKINGKTNGFSKHSKKSFSTSEKENSLVLNVKPEFDMSTVSGTNEFDLMMSYSSWIQNGSTEEKEAFLNCPIIKKRPLSTADLQVKDKIPEKTLAAPFEDDFTGLIDDWFDDGMEQKSETPKPKKFSHEKNKGIPEHVILASGVHNRYWVLDVQDVTSSRICKEKHLTITCSKTTQSRETCILKDGWESTPVAVGDVIHLEGRCVSGLWTIDRDSGFLVLLPDLLISGTSIASSIRCMRRGVLGEMFKAFDGGSKQMLNGTIVHDIFQKAAISSDFSPERIQTFAAEALKSPNYLGQMYSLKLTQADMRQEVEEYLPSLSEWAKNYLHTSPQAGQKQLTLKLPSDGALSKQDATCSVTVTDFMDIEENIWCPRFGLKGKIDVTAGVRIHRRGRKPTERIVPLELKTGKETNSIEHRSQVILYTLMSSARRCDPEAGFLVYLKTGTLHPVVGNHMDRRELIKIRNSLAHHVGNNRIKIDGKSQMAPLPAIVSDQQACKYCPQKRNCAVYNRALERDPVENCSDYPQAFVQSESEHLSQVHLQYFSHWLLLCTLEAHTMENKGGRRNIWLQTAQQREKSGGCAGNMQLTGDVSVLSDGVYKHSFERKVGDQTLTGLIVGDRIVVSDQDSVLIGLATGYVTEITVSGVICSLDKNLSKYSSNTVFRLDQDEGAGGLSTHLGNLSMLMENTPTSERLRELIVEFRPPQFIDSLSSVLPRDAKDTVANILKGLNKPQKQAMKKVLLSKDYTLIVGMPGTGKTTTICTLVPAPETVEKSGISNHTEAILVQALVTLLLKAGCRASDIGVIXQQLKAISSLLQGDAFKALEVNTVDKYQGRDKSVIIVSFVRSNPEGNLGELLQDWRRLNVAITRAKHKLLMLGSAPTLRRYAPLEKLLCHLQQEDMIFQLPAAAHEALPRIHL; this is encoded by the exons ATGATTAAGTGTAAATCCAGCAAATCTTCC ATGGTCAATGGAGTTCAGTCAAACATTTCTGCCTTTTTCGTCTCAAAG GTTTCACTGAAGTCACCTAAAAAAGCTACAGCTGGAATTACAAGAGTCCCCGTTTCactaaagactggttttgtagagGATAAAAATGTCCCCTGCTCTCCAACCCCTTCTGCTGTTCCAGAGACACCTGACAGTCTGAGGAACGAGAACCCTTCAGATACCTCATATGAGAACCGCTCACCTGTCTCCCGTGGCCTACATACTAAAGGTGTCAGGGGTAAACCTAGTCTGATGGCACGTAAGCTGATACAGCCACAGAAAACCACCAGTCCAGAACCCAAAGACACTTTTGAGCTTAAGAATGGTCACTCTGGCTCTGTGAAGAGGTTGTTGCAGAGCTCAGAGAACATCCAGAGTGCCAAACGATTCAGGACCATGGAAGTTCAGAAACTACCTGACTGTGATGCAAGCTCACCAGGAGCCAATCGAAATGCATTCTCAAAAagtcctgagaaaaaaatcaaggCTGAGTCTGTCACTTTTAAGAGTAGTCGATTGGCAGCTGGGccttgtgtaaaaataaatggaaaaacaaatggTTTCTCAAAGCactcaaaaaaatcctttagtACAAGTGAGAAAGAGAATTCACTTGTTCTAAATGTGAAGCCGGAGTTCGACATGAGTACGGTTTCTGGAACGAATGAATTTGATCTTATGATGTCGTATAGTTCATGGATACAAAATGGATCTACTGAAGAAAAAGAGGCTTTTCTTAACTGTCCAATTATTAAGAAGAGACCCTTGAGTACTGCTGATCTACAAGTGAAAGACAAAATTCCAGAAAAGACTTTGGCAGCCCCATTTGAAGATGATTTTACTGGTCTGATAGACGATTGGTTTGATGATGGCATGGAGCAAAAATCGGAGACACCAAAACCCAAGAAGTTCAGTCATGA aaaaaacaaaGGCATACCAGAGCATGTTATACTGGCCTCTGGTGTTCATAACCGATACTGGGTATTGGATGTACAGGACGTCACCTCTTCACGAATTTGCAAGGAGAAGCACTTAACCATCACCTGCTCCAAGACGACACAGTCCAGAGAGACCTGTATTCTCAAAGATGGCTG GGAGAGTACTCCGGTTGCTGTTGGGGATGTCATTCACTTGGAAGGGAGGTGTGTTTCTGGCTTGTGGACGATTGATAGAGACTCTGGTTTCCTGGTTCTGCTGCCTGACCTGCTGATATCGGGGACCAGCATTGCCAGCAGTATTCGCTGCATGAGGCGAGGGGTGCTGGGAGAGATGTTTAAG GCATTTGATGGTGGATCTAAGCAGATGTTAAATGGTACCATAGTTCATGATATCTTCCAAAAAGCAGCCATATCCTCTGATTTCTCCCCAGAGAGGATACAGACGTTTGCTGCAGAGGCCCTAAAAAGCCCTAACTACCTTGGACAAAT GTATAGTCTAAAGCTGACCCAGGCTGACATGAGACAGGAAGTAGAAGAATATCTTCCCTCTTTGTCTGAGTGGGCAAAAAACTACCTCCACACTTCACCACAGGCTGGACAAAAGCAGCTCACTCTAAAACT CCCTAGTGACGGAGCTCTGAGCAAGCAAGATGCCACCTGTAGTGTGACAGTCACAGATTTTATGGACATTGAAGAAAACATCTGGTGTCCACGTTTTGGCCTGAAGGGGAAGATAGATGTCACAGCTGGAGTTCGGATTCATCGGAGAGGCAGAAAGCCCACAGAGAGGATTGTGCCACTGGAGCTGAAAACTGGGAAGGAGACCAACTCCATTGAACATCGCAGTCAG gTTATTTTGTACACATTGATGAGCTCAGCTAGACGTTGTGATCCAGAGGCAGGTTTCCTTGTCTACTTGAAGACTGGCACTCTACATCCAGTTGTGGGTAACCACATGGACCGGAGAG AACTGATTAAAATAAGAAACTCATTGGCCCATCACGTCGGAAACAACCGGATCAAGATagatggaaaaagtcagatggCCCCATTGCCTGCCATTGTATCTGACCAGCAGGCATGCAAGTACTGTCCTCAGAAAAGGAACTGTGCAGTTTACAACag agCTCTGGAGAGAGATCCCGTGGAGAACTGTAGTGATTATCCACAGGCCTTTGTGCAATCAGAGAGCGAGCATCTCAGCCAAGTGCACCTCCAGTATTTCAGCCACTGGCTGCTCCTCTGCACGCTGGAGGCTCACACCATGGAAAACAAAGGAGGTCGGCGTAATATCTGGCTTCAGACTGCCCAGCAGAG GGAGAAAAGTGGTGGCTGCGCGGGTAACATGCAGTTAACTGGAGACGTCAGCGTACTGTCTGATGGTGTATATAAGCACAGCTTTGAGAGGAAGGTGGGCGATCAGACTCTCACTGGGCTGATAGTTGGCGACAGGATTGTGGTCAGTGATCAAGACTCGGTGCTCATAGGCCTGGCCACAGGATATGTCACAGAAATAACTGTCAGTGGAGTGATTTGCTCTTTGGACAA AAACCTTTCCAAGTATTCCTCAAACACAGTTTTCCGCCTGGATCAGGATGAAGGTGCAGGCGGTCTTAGCACTCATCTAGGAAACCTGTCTATGTTAATGGAAAACACTCCAACCAG TGAAAGACTGAGGGAGTTGATTGTGGAATTCAGGCCTCCCCAGTTCATTGACAGCCTCAGCAGTGTTTTGCCACGAGACGCCAAGGACACTGTGGCCAACATTTTGAAAG GACTCAACAAACCTCAGAAACAAGCCATGAAAAAAGTGTTGCTATCTAAAGATTACACTCTTATTGTGGGGATGCCAGGTACTGGGAAAACTACCACAATTTGTACTCTG GTTCCCGCTCCTGAGACGGTGGAGAAAAGTGGCATCAGCAACCACACAGAAGCCATATTGGTACAAGCCCTCGTCACTCTGCTGCTCAAG GCTGGATGCAGAGCATCTGATATTGGGGTCAT ACAACAGCTAAAAGCCATTTCCAGTCTGCTGCAGGGAGACGCATTTAAAGCTCTGGAAGTCAACACTGTGGACAAATACCAAGGACGTGACAAAAGCGTCATCATTGTGTCCTTTGTTCGAAGCAACCCTGAAGGCAAT CTGGGAGAGTTGCTCCAAGACTGGCGTAGGCTGAATGTGGCCATCACTAGAGCCAAACACAAGCTCCTCATGCTGGGCTCGGCACCCACCCTTCGCCGGTATGCACCGCTAGAAAAACTTCTCTGCCACCTTCAACAGGAAGATATG ATCTTCCAGCTGCCTGCTGCTGCCCATGAGGCGCTACCCAGAATCCACTtgtga
- the LOC127175287 gene encoding phenazine biosynthesis-like domain-containing protein isoform X2, giving the protein MEIPIFTVDSFTNIPFKGNPAAVCLIENELRDDLYQSIAAEMNLSETAFIIKRDSVDFSSGARFGLRWFTPKSEVPLCGHATLASAAVLFYLKKNVNPVLVFETMSGELYVRQHEESLIMDFPLNTPNPQDQHEIKDLLKAAVGDLPIHEVCYNPTIKYLMVRLADTCDRSQLVSLKPEAETLLSNETTGKINSLIITLKGAESTQSGYDFYSRVFAPWVGVTEDPVTGSAHTVLAGYWSEKLKKKKMMAYQCSRRGGEVKMELRNDGRVDIIGQVQIILQGTLKI; this is encoded by the exons GAGCTGCGAGATGATCTTTATCAGAGCATTGCTGCCGAGATGAATTTATCAGAGACCGCTTTCATCATAAAACGGGATTCTGTGGATTTTTCCTCAG gtGCAAGGTTTGGATTACGCTGGTTCACCCCCAAAAGTGAGGTTCCTCTATGTGGACATGCAACATTGGCCTCAGCAGCAGTGCTCTTTTACCTGAAAA AAAATGTCAACCCTGTACTGGTGTTCGAGACTATGAGTGGGGAGCTTTATGTGCGTCAGCATGAAGAATCTCTGATAATGGACTTTCCCTTAAACACACCAAACCCCCAG GACCAACATGAAATCAAGGATCTTTTGAAG GCTGCTGTAGGAGACTTACCCATTCATGAAGTGTGTTACAATCCAACCATAAAGTACCTGATGGTTCGTCTGGCTGACACTTGTGACAG GTCTCAACTTGTGTCTTTGAAGCCAGAAGCAGAGACTCTTCTGAGTAATGAAACCACTGGTAAGATAAATAGTCTCATCATTACGCTGAAAGGAGCAGAGAGCACTCAATCTGGATATGACTTCTACTCCCGTGTCTTCGCCCCATGGGTTGGGGTCACTGAAGATCCAGTCACTG GGTCTGCACATACAGTCCTTGCTGGCTACTGGTCTGAAAagctgaagaaaaagaaaatgatgg ctTACCAGTGCTCCAGACGAGGGGGCGAGGTAAAAATGGAGCTAAGAAATGACGGTCGAGTGGACATCATTGGTCAGGTGCAGATCATTCTTCAGGGAACTCTTAAAATTTAG
- the LOC127175287 gene encoding phenazine biosynthesis-like domain-containing protein isoform X1, with protein sequence MEIPIFTVDAFTNVPFKGNPAAVCLIENELRDDLYQSIAAEMNLSETAFIIKRDSVDFSSGARFGLRWFTPKSEVPLCGHATLASAAVLFYLKKNVNPVLVFETMSGELYVRQHEESLIMDFPLNTPNPQDQHEIKDLLKAAVGDLPIHEVCYNPTIKYLMVRLADTCDRSQLVSLKPEAETLLSNETTGKINSLIITLKGAESTQSGYDFYSRVFAPWVGVTEDPVTGSAHTVLAGYWSEKLKKKKMMAYQCSRRGGEVKMELRNDGRVDIIGQVQIILQGTLKI encoded by the exons ATGGAGATTCCAATATTTACTGTTGATGCTTTTACCAATGTGCCTTTCAAAGGTAATCCTGCTGCAGTATGTCTCATAGAGAAT GAGCTGCGAGATGATCTTTATCAGAGCATTGCTGCCGAGATGAATTTATCAGAGACCGCTTTCATCATAAAACGGGATTCTGTGGATTTTTCCTCAG gtGCAAGGTTTGGATTACGCTGGTTCACCCCCAAAAGTGAGGTTCCTCTATGTGGACATGCAACATTGGCCTCAGCAGCAGTGCTCTTTTACCTGAAAA AAAATGTCAACCCTGTACTGGTGTTCGAGACTATGAGTGGGGAGCTTTATGTGCGTCAGCATGAAGAATCTCTGATAATGGACTTTCCCTTAAACACACCAAACCCCCAG GACCAACATGAAATCAAGGATCTTTTGAAG GCTGCTGTAGGAGACTTACCCATTCATGAAGTGTGTTACAATCCAACCATAAAGTACCTGATGGTTCGTCTGGCTGACACTTGTGACAG GTCTCAACTTGTGTCTTTGAAGCCAGAAGCAGAGACTCTTCTGAGTAATGAAACCACTGGTAAGATAAATAGTCTCATCATTACGCTGAAAGGAGCAGAGAGCACTCAATCTGGATATGACTTCTACTCCCGTGTCTTCGCCCCATGGGTTGGGGTCACTGAAGATCCAGTCACTG GGTCTGCACATACAGTCCTTGCTGGCTACTGGTCTGAAAagctgaagaaaaagaaaatgatgg ctTACCAGTGCTCCAGACGAGGGGGCGAGGTAAAAATGGAGCTAAGAAATGACGGTCGAGTGGACATCATTGGTCAGGTGCAGATCATTCTTCAGGGAACTCTTAAAATTTAG
- the LOC127175281 gene encoding probable E3 ubiquitin-protein ligase MID2 — protein sequence MPSHHTQTVEESANMDAREELKCPVCVEPFTDPVRLPCGHSFCRTCIQVVWNMDDPKTSREGPLFCPECQILLPPDLELEINSDLQRKVQDVFARAPLLEGSSQMSPAIIMCDQCIGKTEVAVKSCLTCDASLCSAHTLLHQQREALRGHSLIKVTEDLISFKCKEHGEELKLFCQEDQIAVCCLCIAVGSHKNHQAVTLQEACREFKKVLESNKSLLLQRRHLSESAKQDLEPLFSEVSKNAEAYRVRIVEKYRQIKAHIEEDQKLMLAILETEAFYTNKWLRWRSESLECHLKDINAALRSSQTLLEEENDIVFLKHFKKHGLGSQVELPLMSVIEHEYSITDKMKTVEQLVDNLNKVVLQKTQRLWSRLRAISLDPESAHPELEVSADSLEVQWSKKPTPERKQKTNISSQYSVQAKEKFSSGSHYWEVAVWKKPYWLIGLSYGSATGDPDSELYNGDFNSAFCYIYHGNGKYLICQNSNEKPLVVRKKIQKLGVWIDIQKGNVSFYDGETLALLHSFCVEFSGPVYPILNPCIDINGQNSQPLAIVHLRNQNIPQSTSQND from the exons ATGccgagccaccacacacagacagtAGAAGAGTCTGCTAACATGGACGCTCGGGAAGAACTAAAATGTCCTGTTTGTGTAGAGCCCTTCACAGACCCTGTACGCCTTCCATGTGGACACAGCTTTTGTCGAACCTGCATCCAAGTGGTCTGGAACATGGATGACCCAAAAACATCCAGAGAAGGGCCATTGTTCTGTCCGGAATGTCAAATCCTCCTTCCTCCTGATCTTGAGCTTGAGATCAACTCAGATCTTCAAAGAAAAGTTCAGGATGTCTTTGCAAGAGCACCTTTGCTGGAAGGATCATCTCAAATGTCACCTGCTATTATCATGTGTGATCAGTGCATTGGGAAGACCGAGGTGGCTGTGAAGAGCTGCCTCACCTGCGATGCCTCTCTGTGCTCTGCTCACACCCTCCTGCACCAGCAGAGAGAGGCTTTAAGAGGACACTCTCTCATCAAAGTAACCGAAGACTTGATTTCCTTTAAGTGTAAGGAGCATGGGGAGGAGCTGAAACTCTTCTGTCAGGAGGACCAGATTGCTGTGTGTTGTCTGTGCATTGCAGTTGGGTCACACAAAAACCATCAAGCTGTTACGCTGCAAGAGGCATGCAGAGAATTTAAG AAGGTGTTGGAGTCCAACAAATCACTTCTTCTACAGAGAAGACATTTATCTGAATCTGCTAAGCAAGATTTGGAGCCATTATTTTCAGAGGTATCG AAAAATGCAGAAGCATACAGAGTCAGAATAGTTGAGAAATACAGACAGATAAAAGCCCACATTGAGGAGGATCAGAAGCTGATGTTGGCCATTCTGGAAACAGAAGCGTTTTACACCAACAAGTGGCTGAGATGGAGGAGTGAGTCACTGGAGTGTCATCTTAAAGATATCAATGCTGCCTTAAGATCAAGCCAAACTCTCCTTGAGGAAGAAAATGACATTGTATTTCTCAAG catttcaaAAAACATGGACTAGG TTCCCAGGTGGAATTGCCACTTATGTCTGTGATAGAGCATGAGTACAGCATCACAGACAAGATGAAGACAGTCGAACAGCTGGTTGATAACTTAAATAAAGTTGTCCTTCAGAAAACTCAGCGGCTGTGGTCTA GGCTCAGAGCAATAAGTTTAGACCCAGAATCAGCACATCCTGAGTTGGAGGTGTCAGCAGACAGCCTGGAAGTACAATGGAGTAAGAAACCAACCCCAGAGAggaaacagaaaacaaacatcaGCTCTCAGTACAGCGTCCAGGCCAAGGAGAAATTCTCCAGCGGCTCCCACTACTGGGAGGTGGCCGTCTGGAAGAAACCCTATTGGTTGATTGGTCTGTCATATGGATCAGCTACTGGAGATCCGGATTCAGAGCTTTACAACGGTGACTTTAACAGTGCATTCTGCTACATCTATCATGGTAATGGAAAATATCTCATTTGTCAGAACTCAAATGAAAAGCCACTGGTAGTAaggaaaaaaatccagaaacTTGGAGTTTGGATAGATATCCAGAAAGGGAATGTGTCTTTCTATGATGGCGAAACTCTGGCTTTGCTCCACTCATTCTGTGTTGAATTTTCTGGCCCAGTTTATCCCATCCTGAATCCCTGTATTGACATAAATGGACAAAACAGTCAGCCTCTTGCTATTGTACATCTAAGAAACCAAAATATTCCTCAAAGCACCTCACAAAATGATTGA